In Phoenix dactylifera cultivar Barhee BC4 chromosome 1, palm_55x_up_171113_PBpolish2nd_filt_p, whole genome shotgun sequence, the genomic stretch TTTCTAAAACTTCCccctttattattatttttttcctccctctttatttttgtttagcTCTTCTCCTTTTCCCTTATTCTCTTCTTTGTGGAGACTGGGAGGAGGGAGGCCTGCAGCCAGAACTTCCTCCTGTCTGTCAAACTAAAAAGCCCTAAAGTTGTGATCTTTGAGGACAAGGTAGATGCCTTTGGCCTCCCCTTATCTCACTTCTATTTGGTATTTTTTTACATCTTCATTTACTACTGCTATTTTCTATTCGTTTTTCCTTTGTCAGAGTTGGATCTGTATTAGGGTTTGGATCTGCCTTTTAGATCTCTATTGATGGTGTGGAGGTGGGGATTGGGGGGATTTCAAGGGAGTAACATTCCATCAGGGCTTGCATGAATCTCTAGATATTCCctctttctgtttgtttttgctGAAAGGTCCTTTCTTAGGTGCTATTTTGGTTTTTATTAGCTTTCGGTGGAGAAAGACTGGATTTTGATGTGGGTTGCATGATCCCTGGTCCTTGATTCATAGTTTTCGCATTTTTCTCATCTTTTTCATTATTGGGGTTTTTGGGGGTTCCTGGAAAAAGCATTTTATAAAGGTGTGGATGCTCTAATCCAGGCTGCATCTAGCTCTTTGTGGGAGAGAAAGTTTTTTATTTTAAGCTAGTTTAGGGTCCACCTTCCTCTTTGCTGTGGAAAGACTGAATCTTGACGTGCGCTTTATGAGCTTTTTATTTAGCCGATTTAGGTCGATGCCTTGTGGTATTCCTCTCAACTGTATGGATCTGTCTTTGGTGATGCATTGTCGGAATACAtgtgtttcttttcttcttgagaTCTTATACTGCTAAGTGGCTCTGAATTGTATAACACCTTTTGCTACATAGATATTCATCCTTTTGGATTATGGTGAAGTTATTAAGTGAGTGAATCCATCTTCCTTTCATTTTGGATCTTGATGGATGGATCAACATGGTTATCCTGAGGAGTTAGGTTTTTTATTGGAATGGGAGGTGGGCATGTTTTGAACTTCCagcttctgttttcttcatcttttgGGATATTTTTTCAATCCATATTTTGCTTATgtatgctttcctttctttgctACTCGGATGTTAGTTGCAAGTTCTGTCTTCTTTCCTGCACCATTCATAGTGCTACAAACTTTATCTGATGGCGGAGCACTGCATGTGCAGATCTATCGAGGATGGAGAAGAATGCATTTGATTCTTCAGCAGAATGCTGCATGCTTTTTCTGAAACCATGGAGCATGTCACGGATTGGTTTAACTTGCTAGATGCGCAAGTTCAGCATTTAGATCAATGGCTTCAAAAACTGTTCCTCAAACTTGCTCTGAACAACTGCTCAAAACACCTGCTAACCAAACAGTAGAGTCACATTCTCATAAGCCATCACCTTTGCAGATTTCTAAGCCAAGCAAATCAGAGCCCACTACGCCCAGAAGAATGCCAAAATCTGTCAGTCAGAGCACACCAAAACATAGTGCGGCAGAGGCACCAGACCAAAAACCAAATCACCATCGAAAAGATTCTATTGACTCTTTACCAGATAAGGTTCCTCAGAAGACTGTCCTTTCTCCAGAATCTAAAGATATGCATCCCTCCTCTGGTGGTCTGAAACAACCAGTACAACAAGCAGATCCAGAGGAACTGCCACAATTGAATGGGACCACAGGCTTGGAGGGTAATGtagatcaagaaaagaaaatctcagagcGGAGCAGTGCAAATGATAGCTTTGTTTCTGCTAAAGTTAGTGATGGAACCAGCAGTGTCACAAAGACCAGCGGAAGTGCTAAGATCAGTGACCGAGCTGACTTTGTTGAGAGTGGAAAGAGCAGCATGTGCAGGGCTAGTACAAGCACTGATATCAGTGATGAGAGCTCATGTAGCAGCATGAGTAGTAGTGCCACAAAGCCTCACAAGGCAAATGATTCAAGATGGGAAGCGATTCAAATGGTGCGAGCTAGAGATGGTgctctgggtttgagccatttTCGGCTTCTAAAGAGACTAGGCTGTGGTGATATTGGTAGTGTGTATCTATCAGAATTAAGTGGAACAAAGAGTTATTTTGCAATGAAGGTCATGGACAAGGCATCTCTGGCAAGTCGCAAGAAGCTGCTTAGGGCTCAGACTGAGAGGGAGATACTGCAGTCCCTTGATCATCCATTTCTTCCAACATTGTACACCCATTTTGAGACTGATAAATTCTCATGTCTGGTGATGGAGTTCTGCCCTGGAGGAGATTTACACACCCTTCGACAGAGGCAACCTGGGAAATATTTTCCAGAACAAGCTGCAAAGTAAGTTCTGCTACTTCAACTTTTTATTGAAATCAAAATTTTGCCATGTTGAAAATTTAAGTGGTCCAATAAGGtccttaattatatattttgagCAGACATGCTCACATGTTTATACACATGGTTCCTGATATTTTCTTGTGCTGAAAATAGGACTGAAATTTAGTATTTTTTCTTACTTAAACTATGTCAATGCGGGTAATGCTACAAAGtaattgatttgattatttttcaACATCTTTGTTAACTATGGAACCTTCTTTATTCTTTTACTTTTATCCATGTAAACTGTTAGAATCATTTCCAGAGCACACACATTTTTGGCTGCAAATGCAGCTGCAATGGTTTTGTTTGTAGTTTAACCGCTGGATGTTTGGAGGGAGCACCATGAAGTTTGTGTGAATAGGTAATTGTTGAAACTGAACAATGTGCTCTGACAGAATTGACAACATTGTAACCATCATTTAACCCTCCAATTTCACTTAGCATCTGCTCCCTGCTCAGGAATTTTGAATCACAACAGGTACAGTTTGATAATAGAGATGCCTTTTCTCACGACCTGTAGAGAGGTCGCAGGTCGTCAGAGTGTCAAAGAGCTGTTGATAAGTCTCTCTGATTTGATATCAGAAACTTGGCATCAGGTTCTATGTGACAAACTAATGTTAATCCATGCAACTTCCATCTGATCTTGCACGTCTGAAGTGTCAAAAATCCAAGCCATAGTAAAGCACGTGATCATCACCAACTATGACCAGgacttgattcttttttgtgtttTATAGATAACATTAGAAGGAATTCATGGACGAGAACTCATTCTAAACCGAGTTATCAAACATGAGCTTTACAAATCCCCcatcaaattaaaaattatgCTGTAAAGTTATCTTTAAAACATATTGAAGATTGATTGCTTTCCAGTTTGACTCAATGGCTTAAATCCGTGTCTAAGAGATCAACAGAGTTCTCTTTATTAAAGATTGTCAACTTCTATTTTATCTAGTTTCTTTCCATGTCTAAGGAAAACTAGGGTTGCCCTTGGGTAGGTTTAAACTGCAACCATAAGGTAGATTTGGCCTGCCAGCCAATTgacatgacaaccccatttctTTCTTAAAGTTGCCTTTAGAAGGAATTGGGGCCAGTCATAGATGTTGCTCAATCATTCTCAAATTATGGGCATAATAGTTGAccccatttcagtggtaaagTTCCTGGATGACCATGCTTTACTACTTTTAGAAGGAACTCTTGGATGAGCTCAGTTAGCATGTTTACTTGGCATTTTAACTTTCTCATAATGTCCCCAGCAATATTATGTGATTGTGCACTTTTGAAAAGAGAGTCATTGATTATGTAAAAAAGTAGTAGAGTGCAAAAATAAAGCTTTTATCAAACATGTCATCACACTAACGAAAAGTTATATGAAACCAAAATTTTGATCAGTAAACTTTGCACTTAAgtttctagaattattcaattgACTTCATGATTATATATGCAATCCCATTGAAGAAGTTAAACCTTATTACTTGGGAGGACCTTCTTTTCTGTTTCCTCCATCTGGAAAGCCTTATGCCATCTTTCAGAGATCTGTCTTCACAACCTATTAAGGGTTAAATCTTTAACCAATAACATTAGAACTTTTTACTCCTTTCGTTCGTGCCTTACTAGTTTCCTCCTATTTTCTAACAATTTTATGCAAGTCTGAGATTCACTACTCGTCAATGCTTCCTTTGACCATGCTGTATTAAGTGGTTATTCTTTGCTTTAACCTCTATTAGAGCAGCTTTAAGACTTCATACTATTAATTTGTTCTCTTAAATTACTGATGTGGCCTTACTGTTACATCCTTTGTTTTATAGACAAATTGCTCGTATGTGCATTGAGGACTCAACCTTTGTTTGGGATGAAAAAAATGACCTTATACATACAATTGGCTGTTTTCTGATATCAATCTATAAATGACTATCAGACCTTCCACTGACCTTTTCttaatcacttataactctacaATACAATATGTTTATAGTATGCAAAACTGCTTTTTTCTGGtacatcattattttaattagaTCGAGCTCTTTTATTCTATAAAACTGTTAATATTTTTTCTATCTTACTGATGAATGCGGATATTGAACTTGCCCCATTTTCTTGTGAGTGCCTGCCTAGATGACCACTTCCATCACCTGACATACAACATACCTAGGTGCTGAAATGTGCTACATGCCTATATCAGATAAAGTCAGCAGAGTGTCTTCATTATTACATTATCTTTCCAAATTTTGCTTGTTACAAAGTTTACCAATTTTAACCTTATGATAGTTGATCTAAGGGAGAAATGTTTCTTCGATATTATTAAGTTTGTTTATTTGACATAGAAGTGTGCTTGTTAAATGTAGATCTCATTTAAATATGCAAATTGCAGAGGATtgccttcttgtttgtttctcaTTCAGTATATCTTAAATAATTCTTTCAGCTATGATGAAATTTTAGAAAATgtttgagttttggcagaaactccaaaatcaaaatttttttttttttggttttagcTACAACTGATACAGAAATCTTGGAGTGTCACACAAACTAACTATTTGGACCATATTAAGTGTGTGTTGTGTGATGGATTTTGCTCCTCTCGGGAGGAGAGAATACACACACACTCTctttgtgtgtgtatatatgtgtatatgcgaTGGAATTTTTTCCTTTAGACAGGAAAGGGTATTTAAACCTCTCGAGTTCAAAATCAATAGTGCAGCATCCAAATTAAAAATCCACACCTTGATAATAATTTACGCCACTAAAACTGCTTAGAAACTAAAAATTGCATGTTTTGGTGCATCATAGATTAAAATGATATGAGATCAAGTTTTGCTATGATCTAAGCATCAAAATCTAGTGATTTCGAATCTATGTATGTTTTAATATGTGTACGTCATGACCAATAAActtacttctcaatttaaatgcTTTATCATATGTTTTAGCACACTAGTATGTCCACATAATGCATAGATTAGAAACCACCAAAACATgtgatattttgtattttacGCGTTATGGTAGTATAGATCATGATCGTGGTGTGGATCTTCGATTTAAATGCCTCATTGTTGAATTTGGACGCAAGAGGAGTAGATATCTCTCCTCTGAGAGGAGCATAACTTATTTTCTATTCATAACATTGTTTGTTTAAATGTTAAATATTTAGGCTCTTTACATAGCTCAGATTATATAATTATTGGGAAGATTCTAAAGTATTGGAACTTAAAAAAATTGACagttttttttatagaattatGGATTCTAAAAATCAAGTATCGATAGGCCTAGTCGTTTGCCTCTCGGCTTCTTGCGGGGCAAGAATTTGTCGAGTTAGATCAGCAGAATAAGAAATTTCAATAGTTCGAAGAAgccaaatattaatattttgacATAAATTTGGCTGCGATAGAATTCAACTCTTGTAggtatttatttgatcttatgtTAGAAAGCCACCAAAAAGCAACATGATCCATTACATTCTGAAGTCTAAGGATGATCTTTTAGCATTTTactctttttttgtttgtttactGAGAAACCAACCAAATTTTACATGCAGAACTCCCCAATCTATATAATGAACTTCATAAATGTTTGATTCTATTCTCCCcgtattataatttttaaattttattttttaataactttTCAGCTAGAACTCTCAAAACTAGTGCCAAAACCACCGAAATTGACAAAGCTGCTGGAATGGAAAGTGATTTTTTTTCCAACTAAGACCAAACTGAATTTACAAACCCTGATCTGAACTCAATTTTGATGCTATGTGGAGTTTTGTTGTTTATTCAGTATGCTACTCGTTATATATGCCCATGGATATTATTTGGGTATTCAAATGCAAGCACATGCATTTAGACATGCTTTTGGACATGTTTTTCCATGTTCCTGTTTAGATGAAAgcagattgaaaaaaaaaacgatcTTAGACCTTCTATTTAGGTTACATTGGGCAATCTTATGGGCGTTATTGCAACATCATGATTAGTAAAATTTAACATTGCTGGGAGTTACTGATCTATCCAGCAAGCTTAAAATTTAACTCAAAATTGAAAATATAACTTTTTGGATCTTACACAATTCCTTTCGTAGATGAGATTAAGGTTACCACATAGCTGCCACTCAACTCTTGTTCTTGAATGCTCATTTCAGACATGAAATCATTCATTAATTCATAGAAGAAACATAGTGCTACTATTTGAAGGGTCACCGGCATCTCCGGTTCTCTTAATGCTATAATAGATATTGATGCTTAAATATAGACTTCCGGGTATGATATAGCATTGAAGAAAGGGTAGGTAATGATCTGTGAACCAAGGTGAAAGAGGATATTGTATTGGGAAGTTAAAGAAGCATCTTGGAGAATGATGGCATAATGGAAAGATCATGGGAGATGGCAGTGTAAAGGATTAGTACCAACCTTGATATTGGTCAATTAAATTCATGCATAAGGTGCTGAAAGACCTTGAGGGAGGAATTATGTAAAATGTGGAAACTAGAAGAGCTAGATTGGATGCGTGTTATAATTGATAAGTTGTTCttaataattagaacttaatggcAAGGGAGTTGACAGTCTTACCCTTTGAGCACTATGATGTTGTGGCAGACATTGTGGTTTTGAAACTGAAAGGAAGGAGAGATGTTGAGGAATGAAAAATAGAGAAtcaattagggttttttttaatcatcatgGAAATGGTTGGGATACAATTTGGCTCTGAAGTGTATGGTGATCCACATCTAGAGCCTTTAGCAATTTGGCTCTGCAGTGTATGTTGAATTAAAGATCTACCTTATTCAGGGATTTTGCTTGCCTCCATAAATGGAGATTGTGCATTGTCAGCGATAGCCGACACAATCATTATGTTTGATTGCTATATTATTTTAGATAGGACTCCGAGTTGTGTTGGTGATTATCAACCGTGTTGGTGATAAATTCCTTAATATGTTCGGACTATCATTCTTTTTCACAGATACTTTATGTTGTGCAGCATGGGAAATTGATGAGCCTGAAGGTGTTTCTGATGATGCAAGTTTGCTGTGATTATTGCTAGCCTTAGCTATAAATAAAGTAGTAGTGATTTTGAAGTCAGGACATGGCATATTCTTGACTCAGGATGTTTGTATCCTGTCAGAAGTGGCAGCGACCTGCGTTTGGGTGGTGTGGAATCCAGAAAATGTTCATCTGCAGCCTTCCTAAAGTTGAATTGAAGTATACCTGTTTACCATGTTTGGAGAGTATGTTCACAAGCAAGACCGGAATTTTTTGTGTTGGTCTTTAGTTACCCATGTAATATTAATACCATGGTATCTTAGGCAAGGCTTGACTATAGCGCCCTGTTGTCATGGTTTAGATAATGAATATCAAGCACCTTAATTTAAAGTTCAGTCTGCTGACCGAAGTGGAgacatttttttcttaatattaTCATTATCTTGGGCCTTCATAGATGTTCCTATGGTCTTTAGCTGAAAAATATCCTTGAAAGTGTTTTTAATCATCTGTGTTCTGCTGTGGTGCAGTGTAATCACTGCCATAACCTATGAGCTTGCCTAACTGGCTTGGCAACATGAGTGTTTGACCATGATTCTTCATTAGCTGCCTGAATCAAGGCGGGAGTGGATTTTGGTGCAAGTGTGGGGCGCACCCCTCTCAAAATTTAGGATGTGAAGGCACCTAGAAGCATCTGTATGGAATAGTATTAGGTGTTCAAAATAATACTATCTGCTTATTTGCTTGTTGTATTTAAAGAAGTGACAGTACGAGAAAATAGATAATGGCAACAATAATTGGTACAATTAGAGATTGAATTGCAGTTAGCCCAAAGATGAAGAAAGCTGATGCAAGAACTTGAGAAAGATTCTGGGTTGAGTGGACACTTTAGAAGTTTGTTAAATTAGACACATTGTACATGAGAATGATGCTTTTTATAATTTTACTATTACCTAAATTTAAAATTCTTGCGCAGAAACCAAGATCATCATCAATGAAACTCTTGTTAAAATGAGGCCGGATAAAGACCTTAAAGAAATAAGAGATCAGAGACCTTCAGTATAGGGCAAGAAGAGACagttatatatattaaataaattataagAAGAGACAAAAGCTGTTGTTACCTTTTGAAGCCGTTTTAATTGTTTCACTCTCATTACTAGACTTTGTTTGAAACACTTTAAAACAAAATCATAGAGGCCAACTAAAAGTTCTAGGTGCGTAAAATAATTGCCTTTTAGCGTAATCCACTAACCAGCCACTTGCTTTACACTGTGCAGTCACTCTTCCAGCTAATGCTAAATGGAAGTTTATTTAGTCAATCCAGGGACCATTGTTTTCATACACATTTCAACCCCCATTCAGCATCTAATAAGCAACTATCTTTGTTAGCAATCATGTACTGAACTCAGATGGCATGAACttcaaaaattcaagatgattaAGAACTTCAAGCCAAGTATCAGTTTGAGATGAGATAATTACCTAAACATCACCTGTTATATTATTGGtttctttaaaaagaaaattaaatagtCACATGCACATTATTCATTACTACTTTTTAAATTGCAGGTTCTATGTGGCGGAGGTCCTCCTTGCACTGGAGTATTTACACATGCTTGGCATCATATACCGTGATCTTAAGCCGGAGAATGTACTTGTGCGGGAAGATGGGCATATCATGCTCTCCGACTTTGACCTCTCTCTCCGATGTGCAGTTAGTCCCACCCTTATCAAGTCCTCAAACCCCGACGCTGAGTCCTTCCGAAGAAACAACCCAGTCTACTGTGTCCAGCCTGCTTGCATTGAGCCATCCTGCATCCAGCCTTCATGCGTGGCCCCTACCACATGCTTTGGGCCCCGCCTTTTCTCCAAGTCCAAGAAGGAGCGGAAACCAAAACCTGAGATTGGAAACCAGGTCAGCCCATTGCCTGAGCTCATAGCAGAGCCTACGGATGCTCGGTCGATGTCGTTTGTTGGTACACACGAGTACTTGGCCCCCGAGATCATCAAAGGTGAGGGCCATGGGAGCGCCGTGGACTGGTGGACATTTGGCATCTTCTTGTATGAGCTTTTGTTTGGCAAAACTCCATTTAAAGGGTCAGGTAACAGGGCCACGCTCTTCAATGTTGTTGGGCAGCCATTGCGGTTCCCAGAGTCTCCAATTGTGAGCTTCTCTGCAAGAGACCTGATAAGGGGACTGCTTGTGAAAGAGCCACAGCATAGGCTCGCATACAAGCGTGGGGCTACAGAGATCAAACAGCACCCATTCTTTGAGGGTGTGAACTGGGCCTTGATACGGTGTGCAAGCCCTCCAGAGATCCCAAAACC encodes the following:
- the LOC103716465 gene encoding serine/threonine-protein kinase D6PK-like, with amino-acid sequence MASKTVPQTCSEQLLKTPANQTVESHSHKPSPLQISKPSKSEPTTPRRMPKSVSQSTPKHSAAEAPDQKPNHHRKDSIDSLPDKVPQKTVLSPESKDMHPSSGGLKQPVQQADPEELPQLNGTTGLEGNVDQEKKISERSSANDSFVSAKVSDGTSSVTKTSGSAKISDRADFVESGKSSMCRASTSTDISDESSCSSMSSSATKPHKANDSRWEAIQMVRARDGALGLSHFRLLKRLGCGDIGSVYLSELSGTKSYFAMKVMDKASLASRKKLLRAQTEREILQSLDHPFLPTLYTHFETDKFSCLVMEFCPGGDLHTLRQRQPGKYFPEQAAKFYVAEVLLALEYLHMLGIIYRDLKPENVLVREDGHIMLSDFDLSLRCAVSPTLIKSSNPDAESFRRNNPVYCVQPACIEPSCIQPSCVAPTTCFGPRLFSKSKKERKPKPEIGNQVSPLPELIAEPTDARSMSFVGTHEYLAPEIIKGEGHGSAVDWWTFGIFLYELLFGKTPFKGSGNRATLFNVVGQPLRFPESPIVSFSARDLIRGLLVKEPQHRLAYKRGATEIKQHPFFEGVNWALIRCASPPEIPKPVEVDWSPRPPASTSEKVASAANQKGSDNYLEFDFF